Within the Pseudomonas chlororaphis subsp. aurantiaca genome, the region GCCAAGGGCTCAGTGCATGCGGCGCGCTTCCAGCCATTGAAACAGCAGCATGCCCGCCAGCAGGGCCAGGACAAATACCCAAGCCTGCCAATGGAGCGTGAACAGCAGGGTCAGCCCCGGCCCCGGGCAGATGCCGGCGATGCCCCAGCCGATGCCGAACAGCAGGCTGCCACCGATCAGGCGGCGGTCGATGTCGCGGCGGGTGGGCAATTGCATGCTCGCGCCGAGCAGGGCATTGGGCTGTTTGATGGCCCAGTGGAACGGCCACCAGGCAGCGCCGATGGCGCCGAGCATCACCAGGGCCAGGGACGGGTCCCACTGGCCCGCCAGGTCCAGAAAATTCAGGACCTTGGTCGGGTTGCTCATGCCCGACAGCAGCAGGCCGAGGCCAAACAACAGGCCGGCGATAAAGGCCGTGACCTTGCGCATTTTCATAGCCTTCCCGTTCATAGCCCCATCCCGTGGCGCAGCAGCCAGACCGTGATAAAGCCGGTCAGCATAAAACTCAGGGTGGCGACCAATGAGCGCGGCGACCATCGGGAGATACCACAGACGCCATGACCACTGGTGCAGCCCGCGCCGTAGCGCGTACCCAGGCCCACCAACAGCCCGGCGCCGATCAGGCCGGCGATGCCGCTTTGGAACTCGATTGTCGGCAACACCTGGAACAGCCCCCAGAACAACGGCGCCAGCAACAGGCCCGAGAGGAACAGCGCCTTTTCGCTCCAGCCTTCGCTGCCCGGTTGCAGCAGGCTGCCCAACAGGCCACTGATCCCGGCGATGCGCCCGTTGGCCATCACAAATATGCCGGCGGCCAGACCAATCAGCGCGCCACCGGCGAGGGCGCTCCAGGGGGTGAAGTGCAGCCAGTCGATGTTCATGGGGATATGGGGCTCATGAGAGGGAAGGGTGAGTGGAGTTTAGTCTTTGGGGGGGTGATATGGGCGAGGTGGCTAGAGGGGAGTGGTGTTGTCAGGTGGGGAGTTGCCTGTGAGAGCAGCGGTATGCGGTAGAGCATTAGCGTGTAAGTTGGGCGATGAGTGCTCTCATTACCAAGGCGTCCCTCTACCAGAAGGGGAGCCTACCAACTGCCATAGGGAATGCCATATTTCTCTATGTAGCGTTTGGACCCTTCACTGATCTGGTAGGCGTAACGGCCATTGGTTTTGCCTTGGCTCGGCCCTAAAGGCTCAACTTCAGCTTGGACGCGGGTGACTTTGATTGGGTGATGACATTCATCTCTTACCCAGACCTGGACAATGCCTCCCGGCGCCAGCCCTAGATTGACTGAGGCCATATAGCTGGCGGTTTGCTGTGGCGTTTCCGGGCACCGACGGGCCGTGGTCTTGCGCATGATCTGTCGGGCCTCTTCCGGGATATCGATCCATACCCGGTAGGTTTGTGGTTCAACCACCGATTGCCAGCGCACGAAAATGCGTTTGGGCAGGTCGGCACCGATCACTGATCTGCCATCACCACCAACCTCGCTCCAACCTCTGGCCCATTCCTTTTTATAACCAAGGTTTCCGCCTGATGCAGTCCCTCGGCCGGTGCGGTGAAACAGTTTTCCGTTGATATCCTCTACCGCGCTGTCTTCAACCCAGACTTCCATGTAGTAGGGTTCGGTAAAGCCAAGTTCCCACCAGGGGCTTTTGGGATCGTTTTTTGCGGAAAGCGGATCGCTGGCCAGGCAGCCAGTCAACAGCAGTGCGCCAAGCAAGGCGATGAATACTTTCATTGCCGGCGTCTTCGGTTGTAAGTCGGGGGATGTGTTCACGTAGTAAAGTGCGTCGATACCAAGAGAGTTCTGCTTACCAACTGCCATAGGGAATGCCGTATTTCTCTATATAGCGTTTGGATTTTTCGCTGACCTTATAGGCGTAACGCCCATTGTTTTTGCCTTGGTCCGGTCCTAGTGGCTCAACTTCGGCTTGGGTCCGCACTACTTTGATCGGATGACGGCATTCATCCCTTACCCACACTTGAACAATGCCGCCCGGCGCCAGCCCCAGATTGACCGAGGCCATATAGCTGGCGGTTTGTTTTGGCGTTTCTGGGCAACGACGGTCGGTCGCCCTGCGCATGATCTGTCGGGCCTCTTCCGGGATGTCGATCCATACCCGATAGGTTTGCGGCTCAACCACCGATTGCCAGCGCACGAAAATGCGTTTGGGCAGGTCGGCACCCACCACGGATTTGCCTCCGATACCGACTCCTGTCCATCCCCTTGCAGACTCCCGGTTGTCCTCAGGTTGTTCGCCTGCTGCAGTTCCGCCGCCGGTGCGGCGAAACAGTTTTCCGTTGATATCTTCTACCGCGCTGTCTTCAACCCAGACTTTCATGTAATTGGGCTCGGTGAAACCGAGATCCCACCAAGGATTTTTAGGGTCGTTTTTTCCGGATAGCGGATCGGTGGTCAGGCAGCCACTTAATAGCAGTGTGCCCAGCAGGGCGATGAATACTCGCATTACCAAAGCGTCCAGTCAGGTACGTGAGGGTGTTGTACTCGCACGGCATCTGCCGTGGGGGCGTTGATGTAGACGACTTTAAGGCTGCCGCCATCCTGTTTGCCAAGCGGGTGGTTCCAGTGGGCCGAGAGATGGATATAACGCAGCTTGAGCATGGTTTCCTCGGCTGGAGTCGTACTGTAGTCACCAGCGACAAACCTGTCGCAAAGGGCTTGAAGCTCTTGCGGGATGGCGTAATACGGATCTTGTTCGTCGATGGTGTTGAAGCACACGCCATTCTCCCTGGCCAGTTCATATATAACGCGTAGATACACCCTCGATAGCCTGTTGCTCATAGGGCGCTTGAGTTGTAGGCCGGCATACACCCGTTTTTGTCGTAAACCGAGGCGGTCCTGTGGGTTTTGCGACAGAACCATAGGCTTCGGTGTGACGATCTCCAGCCATTGTGCGGGCCAGCCCTTGTCCAGCCAGCACGATTTTGCCTGTACCGCGTCTCGGTAAATCGAGGTGTGGGTCACATCAGTATTGAGCGGCACCTCCAGCGCCTGCATTGGACTGACGAGTACACACTCCTGCACCTCATCCAGATAACCACCACCGATATCCGAGTGTGCACCGGGCAGGGTGATCTCCATGTGGTCGGGTTTGACCCGGCTCAGGGCAAAGTTGGCGCGGTACTCGTCGCGGGCAACCAACTGGACGACTGAGCGAAAGTAGCGACGGTCGAGGTGCAGTTTGATTCCTGGGGTAATGGCGCTGCGCACGTTACCCAGATTACTCACGCCGGCAACCGACGGTACCGTATCGAACAGGCCGATAAAGCCCATGTCTAGGTCGTTGCCGTACTGTCGGTTGAAGCGGGGACTGAAGGCCTTGGAGTGGTCGTGCAGAATCAGCTCGAGTGGCCCGAGCCAGCGCACGACTTCATTGGCAAAGTGCCGGGCTGCTGCGACGCCTCGGCTAAAGCCGAAAGCATCGAAGGTCAGAGAGGTAATTTCGCTGTCAGGGTTCTGCTCGAAGAAAATGCCAAGACGTTGCTTGATCTCGATAAATGCCTTCTGCACACATCCTGATATTCCCGTACCGCCACGCCCCGTTCCCGAGGTGATCACGCTATCTTTTTCGCCAGCTTGCGTGCCGATACCTTCGATATAGATGGAGCGAAAGGCCTGTCTTTGTAGGCCCTTACCTTCAGATTCCTGTTCGGAAAAGTACAAATCACTCAACCGCTTAACATTGCTCACATCATTCCCATAACTGCTCTCTGGATCCCTCATATACGGCTTGCAACTGCCATCGATATCCCTGGCTTCGATAGGATTCTGCGCCCCGCAAATCTGGCCCATGGCCGAGTTGCTGGCGTTGTTGCCAGTGCCGTCGAAAAACACACCGATGCGCAGCGCCACCTGAACCTTTTCAGGTGGTGGCGCAGGCTCCTTGGCGTATTTCTCGTACTGGGCCCAGAGCTGTTCGCCGTAGCTGGGCTGTTCGGTCTCGGCGGCGCGTTCAGCGGAGCGCTGGTTGGGGGTGGCGGGCCGTAGAAGGTTGGGCATTGGCCCGTGTCCGTTGCTGGCCATGGGTGGTCCTGGTTCAGGCGAAAGGGGCGCTGGAAACCGTACCGGGAATGGCGGGGCAAGGATCTAGGAGGATTCTGCAAGAGGCCGGGTTGTGGCTGATTTGGTTGTAGGGGGATGGGCGATGGGGTGGTTGGTCGTTGGTTTTTTGTCGTCTGGTGGGGTGCTATCGCTGGCGAGCCAGGCTCCTACAGAAGCAGGAGGAGGGTGCCAGCGATCTGTGGTCGTTGATTAACGCCAGGCTCCTAGCGCCCCCAGGCTGAGCATCACCGCCGCCAACATCCCCACCAACGCAAACAACTGCTGCAACCGCGGCCCCGCCAGGTAACGGGCGACCTGCCGGCCGGCGATCAGCCCCAGCACCGCGCCGCCGGCGAAGGGCGCACCCACGGCCCAGTGCATCACGCCGCTGAGGCTGGCGGTGATCACGCTGCCGGTGGACACCAGGGCGATCACCGCCAGGGAGGTGGCGACGATGCTTTTGCTGTCCAGGTTGGTGTAGCGGGTCAGCGCCGGGATGATCACGAAGCCGCCGCCGACGCCGAGCAGGCCGGAGAGCAGCCCGGAGAGCATGCCGGTGAAGGTCAGGGCGCGAGCGCAGGGCAGGGTCCAGCGCAGCCGGCCCTGCAAGGGGTTGAGCACGCAAGGCTGGAAGGCCGCTCGGGGTGCGGGTTGGCCGTGGCGCAGTTCGCGGGTGGCCTTGAGCAGGATGCGTCCACAGGCGTACAGCAGCACCGCGGAAAACAGCAGGGCCAGGGGCAGGTTCGGCAGGCGGTGGGCCAGCCACAGGCCGACCGGCGCCATGAGGATGCCGATGGCGGCGACGAAACCGGCGGCGCGGTAACGCACGATGCCTTCGCGCAGCCCCAGCACCGCGCCCACGGCCGCGGCCAGGCCCACCGCGAGCAGGCCGATGGGCGCCGCCTCGACCATGCTCAGGCCGAGGCCGAACACCAGCAGCGGCACCGCGAGAATCCCGCCGCCGGCCCCGGTCAACGCCAGGATCGCCCCGATCAGTGCGCCGAGCCCGGCGCCCAACAAGCTGTACTCACTCATGATTCTGGCAGGTCCGTCACCAGGCTGGGCCGCGCCAGCCACTCATGGCCCTTGAGCATGCCGCGCCAGTACAGCGGCGGCAGGATGCGCTCCTTCAGCCACCAGGCGCGCCGGGTCGGCTGGCGCCCGTCGAGCAGCCAGGCCGGAAAGCTCGGCGCGACCTTGCCGCCATAGGTGAATTCGGCGAGGACGATCTTGCCGCGCTCCACGGTCAGCGGGCAGGAGCCGTAGCCGTCGTACTGCGCCCGGGTCGGCAGGCGCTTGAGGTTCACCAGCACGTTGGTGGCCACCACCGGCGCCTGCTTGCGCGCGGCGGCGGCGGTTTTCGCGTTGCTGGTATTGGTCCCGTCGCCCAGGCCATGGATGTTGCTGTAGCGCGTGTGCCGCAGGCTGTGCGGGTCGACGTCGATCCAGCCGGCGGCGTCGGCCAGCGGGCTGTTGCGGATAAAGTCCGGGGCGGTTTGCGGCGGCACCACGTGCAGCATGTCGAAGGGCAGCTCGACGCGTTCCAGCTGGCCTTCGGCGTTGTTGCGCACGAAGGTCGCCCGTTTGCCAGGGCCGTCCACCGCCACCAGGTTGTGGCCGAAATCCAGGGCGATGTTGTACTTCTTCACGTACTCCATCAGTGCCGGTACGTAGTCCGGCACACCGAACAGCACGCCGCCGGCATTCAAAAAACGGGTGTTGATCTGCCCCAGCCGGCCGCTGCGCAGCCAGTGATCGCAGGACAGGTACATGGCCTTCTGTGGCGCGCCGGCGCATTTGATCGGCATCGGCGGCTGGCTGAACAGCGCCTGGCCCTGCTTGAGGTTCTGCGCCAGTTGCCAGGTGTAGGGCGCCAGGTCGTAGCGGTAGTTGGAGGTCACGCCGTTTTTGCCGAGGGTTTCGCTCAGGCCCTCGATGGCGTTCCAGTCGAGCTTGAGGCCCGGGCAGACCACCAACTGGTCATAACCCAGCACGCGACCGTCGTTGAGCAGCAGGGCATTGTGCTCCGGCTCGAAGCTGCTCACCGCCGCCTGGATCCAGGTCACCCCCTTGGGGATCAGCGAGGCCATGCTGCGCGCGGTGTCTTCGGCGCGGAACACCCCGGCGCCGACCAGGGTCCAGCCGGGTTGGTAATAGTGGGTGTCGGCCGGGTCGATGATGGCGACGTCCAGGTGCGGTTCGCGGCTGATCAGGCTGGACGCGGTGGCAATGCCGGCCGCGCCGCCGCCGACGATCAGCACCTGGTGGCTGCCGTTGACGGCTTGTTGGGTAGGGGAAATAGGGCGCATGGCAGCGTCTCCTGGTGGAGTGGCGTTATAGGTTTTAAAGGACGTTCAGCGGGATCTTCAGGTAGCTCACGCCGTTGTCGTCGGGCTCGGGGAACTGGCCGCTGCGCATGTTGACCTGCACCGAGGGCAGGATCAGCACCGGCATTTCCAGGGTGGCGTCGCGGGCTTCGCGCATGCGCACAAAGGCGTCCTCATCGATCCCTTCATGGATATGGATATTGTTGGCGCGCTGTTCGGCGACCGTGGTCATGTATTGCAGCTCGCGGCCGTTGGGCAGGTAGTCGTGGCACATGAACAGCCGGGTCTGCGGTGGCAGGGCGAGGATCTTGCCGATGGAGCGGTACAGGGTGCGCGCGTCGGCGCCGGGGAAGTCGCAGCGGGCGGTGCCGTAGTCGGGCATGAACAGGGTGTCGCCGACAAAGGCCACGGTCTCCTCACCGACCTGTACCAGATAGGTCATGCACGCCGGGGTATGGCCGGGGGTGTGCAGGGCGCGGGCCTGGAGGTTGCCGATGGTGAAGCGGCTGTCGTCTTCAAGCAGCACGTCGAACTGGCTGCCGTCGCGGGCAAAACCCTGGCCTTCGTTGAACAACTGGCCAAACACCTGCTGCACCACGGTGATCTGGTTGCCGATCGCCACCCGGGCGCCGAGCTGGGCCTTGAGGTAAGCCGCGGCGGACAGGTGATCGGCGTGCACGTGGGTTTCGAGGATCCAGTCGACCTGGGCATCGAGTTCGCGCACCCGGGCAATCAGCTTGTCGGCGGACTCGGTGCGGGTGCGGCCGGACTTGGGGTCGTAGTCCAGCACGCTGTCGATCAGCGCGCAGCGCCGGGTGTCGAGGTCCATCACCAGATAGCTGATGGTCCACGTCTGGTGGTCGAAAAAGGCTTCTACGCACAGCGATGCGCCGATGATCATTGGGCTCTCCGAACAATAGGGTGACGCCGGCCGGGACTGGCAGTTGTCCCTAGGCTCTGTACGAAAAGTGGCTGCGCGCTGGGCGCCTTCGGCGCTACGCAGGCCATGCTGCGTTAAAAACAGGCTCGGAATGCTCATGTAGGCCCCTACAGTCGGACGCGACCCCGGCCGTTCCTCGCCTGTTTTTGCCTTGCCTGACCTTCGCTCGCCGACTTTTCGTACAGACCCTTGGACTGTCAATAAGCGTGCCAACCGGTGCGCGCCGCTTTTACCGCCCATTCATTGAGTTCAAAGGCCTGGGGCGGGCATTCCGGCTGTCACTGTCAATTGTAGATGGCAGTCAGTTGGCAGTTACTGGCAGGAAATGGCAGAAGCCGGGCCCATGGTTTAAGCTGCCGCGCAACGTCCAGGAGTTGCCATGCCCCAGTCCACCCATGCCCTCGCCAATGCTGAAATGTTAGCCCTGATGTCCTATCTGGAACATGACGCGCAGCCGACGATCCTGTTAGACACCGACTACAACATCCTCGCGGCCAACACCGCCTACCAGCGCCAGTTCGGCGTCGAGGGCAAACCCCATGTCGGCGCCAAGTGCTACCGGGTGTCCCACCAGTTCGCGGTGCCCTGCGACCAGGCCGGCGAACATTGCCCGATGCGCAAGGCCTTCGAGACCCGCCTGCCGGAACGCCTGCTGCATATCCATCACACCCCGCGCGGGCCGGAGCATGTGGACGTCGAGCTGCGGCCGATCCTCGGCGACGCGGGGCAGGTGGTGGCCTATGTCGAGCGCTTGAGTTCGGTGGCGGTGGCCTCGGTGCAGCCGCAGCAGAAGGGTTTGGTGGGCCGTTCGCCGGCCTTCAATGCGGCCTTGAGTGCCCTGCAACGGGCGGCGCCGTCGCAGATCCCGGTGCTGTTGCAGGGCGAGTCCGGTACCGGCAAGGAGCTGTTTGCCCGTGCCCTGCACGACGGCAGCCCGCGCGCCAGCGGGCCGCTGGTGGTGGTCGATTGCACCGGCTTGACCGAGACCTTGCTGGAGAGCGAACTGTTCGGCTACGAGAAGGGCGCCTTCACCGGCGCCCTGCAACGCAAGATCGGCCTGGCCGAAGCGGCCCATGGCGGCACCCTGTTTCTCGACGAGATCGGCGAAGTGCCGCTGGCGATGCAGGTCAAGCTGCTGCGGCTGATCGAGTCCGGCAGCTTTCGTCCGGTGGGCAGCCTGCGCACCGTGCATTCGGACTTCCGCCTGGTCTCGGCGACCCACAAGCCGCTCAAGGAAATGGTCGCCGCCGGCGCCTTCCGCCAGGACCTGTACTACCGCATCAGCGCCTTCCCGATCCGCCTGCCGGCCCTGCGCGAGCGCAGCGACGACCTGCCGCTGCTGATCGACAGCCTGCTGCAACGCCTGGCACCGGGCGCGGTGCCGCGGGTCGCGCCGCAGGCCCTGGAGCGCCTGGGCCTGTATGCCTACCCGGGCAATATCCGCGAGCTGCGCAATATCCTCGAACGGGCGCGCTTGTTCAGCGACGACGGGGTGATCCGCGTCGAGGACCTGCCCGAGGAGTTGCGCGCCGGCAGCGCCGCCGTCACCACCCAGCCGAGCCGGCGCCGCGCGGGCAAGGACCTGGAACAACTGGCCCACGCCCTGGAAGTGTTCGAAGGCTCACGCAGCGAACTGGCCAAGGCCCTGGGCCTGAGCGAACGCACCCTGTACCGACGCCTGAAAGCCCTGGGCATTTCCTGAACCTGTTCGCACCCTCGATATTCCGCTCCCGCTCATGCGTGTAGCCGCTGCCGCAGGCTGCGATCGAGCGGCACGCTCGCAGCGATCTTGCCGGCGCTAGAGACCCTTCGGGTCTATCGCAGGCTGCGCCAGCGGCTACAGGGGAAGCGTCGGTGAAGTTGGATCAGCTCCAGGGCACGATGGCGATGCGCCGTGGTCGTAGCTTCTGCCCCCTTTATCCGCCGCCTTGCCCGTAGCGCCGGGCCTTTCAGGAGCTGACATGAGCCAGGATCTACTCGCCACCGAAACCAATCGCCGCCAGTTGCAGCAGATCATTTCCGGACTGTCCGACGGGGTCATCCTGCTCGAGGCGGACCGGCGTATCGTCTGGGCCAACGAGGCGGCGCTGGCCATGCACGGGGTCGAAGACATCAGTGAGCTGGGCGCCGACGACCGCCAGTACGCCGAACGTTTCGCCCTGCGTTATCGCAACAATCACCCCCTGGCGCTGGAGAGTTACCCGATCAACCGGGTCGCCGCCGGAGAGACCTTCAGCGATGTGGTGGTGGAGGTGCGCAGCGGCGAGGGCGAGGAGGAACGCACCTGGGTGCATCGGGTGCGCAGCATGATCCTCACCGACCGCGCCGGCGAGGTGGAGTCCCTGGTGCTGATCCTCAGCGACGCCACCGAATGGGCCAGCGCCGAACAGCGTTTCGAGAAGACCTTCAATTCCAACCCGGCGCCGGCGGTGATCTGCCGCCTCAGCGACCTGCGCTACATCAAGGTCAACCAGGGCTTCCTGGAAATGACCGGTTATGCCCGCGACCAGGTGATTGGCCGCTCGGTGTACGAAGTGGATGTGCTGGAGGGCGCCGAGCGCAAGGACCTGGCCATCGAGCGCCTGAACCAGGGCGCGACCATCCCGCAGATGCAGGCCGAGCTGCGCCTGCCCGAAGGTGGCAGCAAGCTGGTGATAGTCGCTGGCCAGCCGCTGGATATCAACGAAGAAGACTGCATGCTGTTTTCCTTTATGGACCTGGAGCCGCGGCGCAAGGCGGAGGTTGCCCTGCGCCAGAGCGAGGAGCGTTTTGCCAAGGCGTTCCGCCTGACGCCGGTGCCGACCCTGGTGTGCGGCGCCGACAGCCAGCAGATTGTCGACGTCAACGAGGCCTTTCTCGACAGCACCGGTTATGCCGCCGAAGAGCTGCTGGGCAAGACCGTGGAGGAGGTGGGTTTTATCGCCAGCCCGCAGGCCTGCGCCAGCCTGTTCGGCGCCTTGGAGAAAAGCGCCGACGTGCGCAACCTCGACCTCCGGGTGTTGAAGAAGGGCGGCGAACTGCTCGACTGCGTGGTCTCGGCCGACACCGTGAACATCCAGGACAAGCCCAGCTACTTGCTGGTGCTGATGGACATCACCGAGCGCAAGCGCTCCGAGCTGGAGCTGGTGTCGGCGATCGAGGAGGTGATGCGTGACGCCTCGTGGTTCAGCCAGACCCTGATCGAGAAACTGGCCAATGTCCGTAGCGCCAACCAGGCCGAGCAGCCCAGTGCGTCCTTTACCGACCTGACCGTCCGCGAGCGCGATGTGCTGGGGCTGATCTGCGAGGGCCTGGCCGACAAGGAGATCGCCGCGCGCCTGCAGCTGGCGCCCAGCACGGTGCGCAATCACGTGGCCACGGTGTACTCCAAGCTGGCGGTGCACAGCCGCGCCGAGGCCATCGTGTGGGCTCGTGAGCGCGGGCTTTTCAGCGGCGACCGTCGCGGCAAGGCGCAGCGCTGACCGGTGCAAATGCACCAGTGCCACCAGTACAAATGGTGCTTCTGCGGCTTCACGGGGTTTCTTAGGCTGGGTGATGTGCGGTGCCGTGGCGGACACGGGCCGCTCACGAACATCATCAGCTGAAGGAATGCACGATGCGTAGCGAACAGATCAAAGGTGCGATGGACACGGCGGCCGGCAAGGCCCAGGGCGCAGTAGGCGAGCTGCTGGACGACCAGCAGATGCGCCTGGAGGGCGCGGCTCGCCAGGCGGCCGGGCAGTTGCAGGAAACCTATGGCGAGGCCCTGGACAGCGTCTCCCGCTTTGTCCGTGACAAACCCATGGCCAGTGTCGCCATCCTCGCCGGGATCGGCCTGCTGGCCGGCCTGTTGTGGCGTCGCCGCTGAAGGAGGCCTGGGTGATTTCCCAGGCGCAGTTGCGCCGCTATATCGAACAGGGCTTTGCGCCCCTGGCCTGTGCCTTCAGCACCGGCTCCGATTCCACACTGACCCTGCGGGTCTTCGAGCCTGAAAGCGGACGGGTCGACCTGGTGGTCACCGGCATCGACCCGCGCACGCTCGCGACAGAAGCGGACGTGCTGGCGATGATCGAGGAGCTGCTGTACGAGTTGCGCAGCAACTCCATCAGCCTGGTGCATTTATCCTGAGCACAGCGACCGGCCGCTCCTACAGAAGAATGCGTTCCTCTGTAGGGCGAGGCTCCCGCAGATTCAGTCCTTGGCGATCAAGCTCGGCCGGCAGTCGAGGCTCAGGCGGGCGCCGCCGCTGTCGCTACTGCCGACGTCGAGCTTGAAGCCGTGCAGGCTGACGATGGCGGCGACGATGGACAGGCCCAGGCCAAAGCCGCCGTGGGAGTTGCTGTCGTCGACCCGGTAGAAGCGCTGGAACACCGCCTTGCGCTCGGCCTCGGGAATGCCGGGGCCGGAGTCGAGGACTTCCAGGCGCGTGCAGCCGCCGTCCTCCACGCCACGCAGAATCACCTCGCCGCCCGGCGGGGTGAACTTGATCGAGTTGCTCAACAGGTTGGCCAGGGCCTCGAACAGCAGGGCGCGGTCGCCGGTCAGGCTCGGCAGCGTGTCGGGTACATCCAGGGTCAGGGTCAACTGGCCTTCCTCGGCCAGCGGCAGGTAAAAGTCATACAGCTCTCGCAGCAACGGCAGCGGGTCGAGTTCGACAAAACCCGAGCGGCGCTGGTGATCCTCGATTTCGGAAATCCGCAGCAAGCCGCGAAAACGCGCCATCAATCGGTCGGCCTCGGCCAGCACCTGGTCCAGCTGCAAGGCTTCGGGCGTGCCCTCGACCGCCTGCTGCTGCATGCGGTACAGCTGGGCGCGCAGGCGGGTCAGCGGGGTG harbors:
- a CDS encoding DUF6691 family protein, which codes for MRKVTAFIAGLLFGLGLLLSGMSNPTKVLNFLDLAGQWDPSLALVMLGAIGAAWWPFHWAIKQPNALLGASMQLPTRRDIDRRLIGGSLLFGIGWGIAGICPGPGLTLLFTLHWQAWVFVLALLAGMLLFQWLEARRMH
- a CDS encoding YeeE/YedE family protein, which encodes MNIDWLHFTPWSALAGGALIGLAAGIFVMANGRIAGISGLLGSLLQPGSEGWSEKALFLSGLLLAPLFWGLFQVLPTIEFQSGIAGLIGAGLLVGLGTRYGAGCTSGHGVCGISRWSPRSLVATLSFMLTGFITVWLLRHGMGL
- a CDS encoding DUF2931 family protein — translated: MKVFIALLGALLLTGCLASDPLSAKNDPKSPWWELGFTEPYYMEVWVEDSAVEDINGKLFHRTGRGTASGGNLGYKKEWARGWSEVGGDGRSVIGADLPKRIFVRWQSVVEPQTYRVWIDIPEEARQIMRKTTARRCPETPQQTASYMASVNLGLAPGGIVQVWVRDECHHPIKVTRVQAEVEPLGPSQGKTNGRYAYQISEGSKRYIEKYGIPYGSW
- a CDS encoding DUF2931 family protein; the encoded protein is MRVFIALLGTLLLSGCLTTDPLSGKNDPKNPWWDLGFTEPNYMKVWVEDSAVEDINGKLFRRTGGGTAAGEQPEDNRESARGWTGVGIGGKSVVGADLPKRIFVRWQSVVEPQTYRVWIDIPEEARQIMRRATDRRCPETPKQTASYMASVNLGLAPGGIVQVWVRDECRHPIKVVRTQAEVEPLGPDQGKNNGRYAYKVSEKSKRYIEKYGIPYGSW
- a CDS encoding phospholipase effector Tle1 domain-containing protein codes for the protein MASNGHGPMPNLLRPATPNQRSAERAAETEQPSYGEQLWAQYEKYAKEPAPPPEKVQVALRIGVFFDGTGNNASNSAMGQICGAQNPIEARDIDGSCKPYMRDPESSYGNDVSNVKRLSDLYFSEQESEGKGLQRQAFRSIYIEGIGTQAGEKDSVITSGTGRGGTGISGCVQKAFIEIKQRLGIFFEQNPDSEITSLTFDAFGFSRGVAAARHFANEVVRWLGPLELILHDHSKAFSPRFNRQYGNDLDMGFIGLFDTVPSVAGVSNLGNVRSAITPGIKLHLDRRYFRSVVQLVARDEYRANFALSRVKPDHMEITLPGAHSDIGGGYLDEVQECVLVSPMQALEVPLNTDVTHTSIYRDAVQAKSCWLDKGWPAQWLEIVTPKPMVLSQNPQDRLGLRQKRVYAGLQLKRPMSNRLSRVYLRVIYELARENGVCFNTIDEQDPYYAIPQELQALCDRFVAGDYSTTPAEETMLKLRYIHLSAHWNHPLGKQDGGSLKVVYINAPTADAVRVQHPHVPDWTLW
- a CDS encoding sulfite exporter TauE/SafE family protein, whose protein sequence is MSEYSLLGAGLGALIGAILALTGAGGGILAVPLLVFGLGLSMVEAAPIGLLAVGLAAAVGAVLGLREGIVRYRAAGFVAAIGILMAPVGLWLAHRLPNLPLALLFSAVLLYACGRILLKATRELRHGQPAPRAAFQPCVLNPLQGRLRWTLPCARALTFTGMLSGLLSGLLGVGGGFVIIPALTRYTNLDSKSIVATSLAVIALVSTGSVITASLSGVMHWAVGAPFAGGAVLGLIAGRQVARYLAGPRLQQLFALVGMLAAVMLSLGALGAWR
- a CDS encoding NAD(P)/FAD-dependent oxidoreductase, yielding MRPISPTQQAVNGSHQVLIVGGGAAGIATASSLISREPHLDVAIIDPADTHYYQPGWTLVGAGVFRAEDTARSMASLIPKGVTWIQAAVSSFEPEHNALLLNDGRVLGYDQLVVCPGLKLDWNAIEGLSETLGKNGVTSNYRYDLAPYTWQLAQNLKQGQALFSQPPMPIKCAGAPQKAMYLSCDHWLRSGRLGQINTRFLNAGGVLFGVPDYVPALMEYVKKYNIALDFGHNLVAVDGPGKRATFVRNNAEGQLERVELPFDMLHVVPPQTAPDFIRNSPLADAAGWIDVDPHSLRHTRYSNIHGLGDGTNTSNAKTAAAARKQAPVVATNVLVNLKRLPTRAQYDGYGSCPLTVERGKIVLAEFTYGGKVAPSFPAWLLDGRQPTRRAWWLKERILPPLYWRGMLKGHEWLARPSLVTDLPES
- a CDS encoding MBL fold metallo-hydrolase, with translation MIIGASLCVEAFFDHQTWTISYLVMDLDTRRCALIDSVLDYDPKSGRTRTESADKLIARVRELDAQVDWILETHVHADHLSAAAYLKAQLGARVAIGNQITVVQQVFGQLFNEGQGFARDGSQFDVLLEDDSRFTIGNLQARALHTPGHTPACMTYLVQVGEETVAFVGDTLFMPDYGTARCDFPGADARTLYRSIGKILALPPQTRLFMCHDYLPNGRELQYMTTVAEQRANNIHIHEGIDEDAFVRMREARDATLEMPVLILPSVQVNMRSGQFPEPDDNGVSYLKIPLNVL
- a CDS encoding sigma-54 interaction domain-containing protein, with translation MPQSTHALANAEMLALMSYLEHDAQPTILLDTDYNILAANTAYQRQFGVEGKPHVGAKCYRVSHQFAVPCDQAGEHCPMRKAFETRLPERLLHIHHTPRGPEHVDVELRPILGDAGQVVAYVERLSSVAVASVQPQQKGLVGRSPAFNAALSALQRAAPSQIPVLLQGESGTGKELFARALHDGSPRASGPLVVVDCTGLTETLLESELFGYEKGAFTGALQRKIGLAEAAHGGTLFLDEIGEVPLAMQVKLLRLIESGSFRPVGSLRTVHSDFRLVSATHKPLKEMVAAGAFRQDLYYRISAFPIRLPALRERSDDLPLLIDSLLQRLAPGAVPRVAPQALERLGLYAYPGNIRELRNILERARLFSDDGVIRVEDLPEELRAGSAAVTTQPSRRRAGKDLEQLAHALEVFEGSRSELAKALGLSERTLYRRLKALGIS
- a CDS encoding PAS domain S-box protein encodes the protein MSQDLLATETNRRQLQQIISGLSDGVILLEADRRIVWANEAALAMHGVEDISELGADDRQYAERFALRYRNNHPLALESYPINRVAAGETFSDVVVEVRSGEGEEERTWVHRVRSMILTDRAGEVESLVLILSDATEWASAEQRFEKTFNSNPAPAVICRLSDLRYIKVNQGFLEMTGYARDQVIGRSVYEVDVLEGAERKDLAIERLNQGATIPQMQAELRLPEGGSKLVIVAGQPLDINEEDCMLFSFMDLEPRRKAEVALRQSEERFAKAFRLTPVPTLVCGADSQQIVDVNEAFLDSTGYAAEELLGKTVEEVGFIASPQACASLFGALEKSADVRNLDLRVLKKGGELLDCVVSADTVNIQDKPSYLLVLMDITERKRSELELVSAIEEVMRDASWFSQTLIEKLANVRSANQAEQPSASFTDLTVRERDVLGLICEGLADKEIAARLQLAPSTVRNHVATVYSKLAVHSRAEAIVWARERGLFSGDRRGKAQR
- a CDS encoding CsbD family protein → MRSEQIKGAMDTAAGKAQGAVGELLDDQQMRLEGAARQAAGQLQETYGEALDSVSRFVRDKPMASVAILAGIGLLAGLLWRRR